In Sparus aurata chromosome 5, fSpaAur1.1, whole genome shotgun sequence, the genomic window gtggctcactgatgtgtttttaatgggtTTTTGGAGAACACTAGAGTGCTATGGCACAGAGGACTAAAATCCATCAAGCTTTAGTTGCACAGACACACTTTGGCGCAGGATGAATTCACTGGTCTTTTCATGGCATTTGTTGACAACGAAGGCAAACATAGAATATCACCAGCCTCATCTTTGCCGTTTTTCTAAATGCATCAGGAGCTGGATGAGTACTAAAGCTTACCTCATTGGTCCCCACTGAGCTGATGACACAGCTAATctttgtgttgtcctttgactCCAGGTAGATGGCCTGGCTCTTGTGGTACCTGTCAGcataaaaagcacaacaaaacaacagcattaATTCGTCATTCACGGTGAGGAAAGAGGCTAAGTGCAGACAGGAGAGGCGTTCATCATACATAATTTTACCCCGCTGAATTAACCGCATTCCTCCTGAGATGGCACTAAATAGATAATTGGACTggaaagtcaaaacaaaaagtctgttattcttttttaatggcTCCAAACTGTCAGAGGACAGAACCAACCCAGGGGAAGAGACTGACAGCCAAAGCACTTGATCATTAAGGGCCCACAGAAGAATAATGACGCATGTGTCTCCCTGCAGCTTCTGTGAAAAGGCTTTATGGTTTTGGCGTCTTCTTTGGCAATGAATAAATGAGAATTTGCCTTGAAAGAAAAGTCCACACAGTTCAAagctttttcctctcctctccctctgtccgtATCACCCACTAATAAGACAGAATAATCTTATTTTTACTCGGCAAATGACCTTATGTTCTGACGCATGTCTGATGTAAAGCTATGCCCTCAAAAAGAATGTCATCAGAGCCGTGTCTGGCCAAGGATTTTCATTCTCTTTATCTCTGCATCACAGCCGAATGCAGCACATGTTCCAGTACAGTCACCTTCTTtgaatatgtatttttctttatgcTGCTTTCAAGCACTAGCACTTATTCACCGGCTTCTAAGAAATATCTCTttttgttgataaaaaaaagggcTGACACCATAGTGGCTATAAAATGTCTTTTGAAGACCAACCGCACAACACATCCATCCAGACCATGGCAATGTGGCCATCTAGTGGTGACGCAAGCTGTTGTCAAACTATGTGAGATGCCCGTTTTCAGTATGAGTTCAAATTCACCATCTTTTGTCATAGTATAGTTTCCCTTCCTCGATGCGGGCCTCGTAACGCTGGGAGGGGCTCTCCATGGGAGCAGAGGGGACGTGCTCTGGAGACGATGGAGACACTGAAAAGGTTGAAACAACTGATTAGTATTATTGTGCAAATCTTCTTTACTAATGGTGTCATCTTTTAAGCAGTAGTTGGAGGATATTTTGGGAATCGGCTTTCTTGATGAAAGGTGGGGGAGATAAGGAGATGAAAAAAACacgtatctgtctgtctgttcattATAAGGTTacaaccagcagctggttagcatagcttagcatttAGACTGGAAACGGGTAACACAATCTGCCTTCCAGCTCACTAATTAACTAATTGTTTCATTTGCACAATAACAGCACGCAAATACTGTTGtggactatttcttggctgggAGACTTCCTCAAGACTCTGCTGGTTTCTGGCAACCTCACTGTGATGACATGACTTCAGGAAGTTACTGCTAAAGCCACAAAATAGTCCAGAGTTCATCATCTCTGGACTCAGCCTGGCTAGCTTCTTCCACCTGTTTCCAGtgccaagctaagctaagctagccagctgctggctgtagtttaatattcagtgtacagacatgagagtggtgcTGATTTACTTAACACagcaaaaagatttttttttcctaagaAGTTAATTGTACATGACAAGTggaatgtaaatgaaaaaaggTGAGCATTGACGTACCTGGTCGTTTTGGAGACTTAAGCTGTAAAAGAGAAggtgtgaaatgtttaaaagaaataataagACAAGCAGTTACATACATAAGATTCCGAAATTCAAAACCACTTACCTTATTAAGTGTTCTTAGGTCCTCCATTATCTGTTCATCTGTTAACAAATAATTTAGCTGAGGTTTGAAGAGTTAAGGAGGCATTTTTACACAAAACTCCTGACCTTCTCTCTGAGAAAGTACAAATACAACCAATGTACGTTTATGTGAAGGATATCTGGTGCAGGCTTTCTCCGTTTGTCCGGTATCGGGACTGGATCATTGGGCCGCCTCCTCAGCTTCCGAGTCATGATAGGTTTTACTTCCATTGAGTCTATGTTTGAAAGAAATAATGACAAAACTAAGATTCAACAGTATCATCCAAACACTGTAAAACCTTACCAAAATTCCCAATTTTGTaattaacttaaaataaaaatagaaatatccCAAATATCCaagttttaaacttttaaatgacTGTACCTGAAAGTGCTACTCTAATCAGACAACTTAATATTGAGGTTTGCAGAGAGAAAAACTCACTTCCACCCACATGTATCTTCTTTGTTTTACCCCATTTCTGTCTCTTATGCTGTCCAAGTCCCTGATTAATACTCCGTTCTGGCTGCCTTACCGCCTGTCAGCTCCATTGTTAATTTTTCGTTCTcgatcatcttcttcttctcttccagTTCTGCAATTAGGTTTTCCTTCAGTTCAACTTTTTTATCATCGAACTCCTTCACCGCTGCCTTCTTCTCCTTTATATAGTTCCTCTCCACCTGCTCTGTCTGCAGAAAGTTTGAGAGACAGAAATGATGGAAAATGCAGGAATGCATTCTGGTTCAATTTAACATAAATTACATCAGCCGCCAACGCAGATGAATAATACTCACCTCAAGCTGGAGAAAAAGATCTgtagaggggaaagaaaaacacaactggtCATGTAGATCAAGCCTCGATTCCACTAAGGTTTTATTCAAACAAGATAGTTTCATCCCCCAAGATTAGTGGTCAGGACTACAATCAACCACAACATGTAAAATACTGACACAAGTTCATTACAATTCATAATAAACATTTTGGCGGCAGAAATATGGGAAATCAGACAATCTAAAATTGTTCAGGACAAAATCTGGGGTTAATTTGTCTAACAATACTCAAAATCTTGGCCATAAATTTATAGTTTCTGAAATTTAAACCACTTAAAAACATAATGAGAAATGGGATATATGCGCATATGAGCATGGCTGCAGTTGCTGTGATTAAATTATGAACCTGCTAGTAACCAAATGTCAACATCAAGGATTACTTTAAGGCTTTGAATATAACA contains:
- the suds3 gene encoding sin3 histone deacetylase corepressor complex component SDS3 isoform X1, whose product is MASTLLSPMVDYYNDEEELDSVDEDDDRSFRGRDSEEDTEDASETDLAKHDEDDYVEIKEQMYQDKLASLKRQLQQLQEGTLQEYQKRMKKLDQQYKERLRNADLFLQLETEQVERNYIKEKKAAVKEFDDKKVELKENLIAELEEKKKMIENEKLTMELTGDSMEVKPIMTRKLRRRPNDPVPIPDKRRKPAPAQLNYLLTDEQIMEDLRTLNKLKSPKRPVSPSSPEHVPSAPMESPSQRYEARIEEGKLYYDKRWYHKSQAIYLESKDNTKISCVISSVGTNEIWVRKTSDSTKMRIYLGQLQRGAFVIRRRSAA
- the suds3 gene encoding sin3 histone deacetylase corepressor complex component SDS3 isoform X3, with the translated sequence MTALQDTEDASETDLAKHDEDDYVEIKEQMYQDKLASLKRQLQQLQEGTLQEYQKRMKKLDQQYKERLRNADLFLQLETEQVERNYIKEKKAAVKEFDDKKVELKENLIAELEEKKKMIENEKLTMELTGDSMEVKPIMTRKLRRRPNDPVPIPDKRRKPAPAQLNYLLTDEQIMEDLRTLNKLKSPKRPVSPSSPEHVPSAPMESPSQRYEARIEEGKLYYDKRWYHKSQAIYLESKDNTKISCVISSVGTNEIWVRKTSDSTKMRIYLGQLQRGAFVIRRRSAA
- the suds3 gene encoding sin3 histone deacetylase corepressor complex component SDS3 isoform X4, whose protein sequence is MYQDKLASLKRQLQQLQEGTLQEYQKRMKKLDQQYKERLRNADLFLQLETEQVERNYIKEKKAAVKEFDDKKVELKENLIAELEEKKKMIENEKLTMELTGDSMEVKPIMTRKLRRRPNDPVPIPDKRRKPAPAQLNYLLTDEQIMEDLRTLNKLKSPKRPVSPSSPEHVPSAPMESPSQRYEARIEEGKLYYDKRWYHKSQAIYLESKDNTKISCVISSVGTNEIWVRKTSDSTKMRIYLGQLQRGAFVIRRRSAA
- the suds3 gene encoding sin3 histone deacetylase corepressor complex component SDS3 isoform X2, with translation MTGPYPSLVSGSEDTEDASETDLAKHDEDDYVEIKEQMYQDKLASLKRQLQQLQEGTLQEYQKRMKKLDQQYKERLRNADLFLQLETEQVERNYIKEKKAAVKEFDDKKVELKENLIAELEEKKKMIENEKLTMELTGDSMEVKPIMTRKLRRRPNDPVPIPDKRRKPAPAQLNYLLTDEQIMEDLRTLNKLKSPKRPVSPSSPEHVPSAPMESPSQRYEARIEEGKLYYDKRWYHKSQAIYLESKDNTKISCVISSVGTNEIWVRKTSDSTKMRIYLGQLQRGAFVIRRRSAA